One Gemmatimonadales bacterium DNA segment encodes these proteins:
- a CDS encoding type II toxin-antitoxin system Phd/YefM family antitoxin — MEPINIYDAKTHLSKLVDRVQEGEEVVIARHGKPVARLIPYAPRREHRTLGAWSGQIWIAPDFDDTPDEVIRSFEGSDGEEPA; from the coding sequence ATGGAACCCATAAATATCTACGACGCCAAGACCCACCTCTCCAAGCTCGTCGATCGCGTGCAGGAGGGCGAAGAGGTTGTCATCGCCCGCCATGGCAAGCCCGTCGCGCGGCTCATCCCCTACGCGCCGCGCCGTGAGCATCGCACTCTCGGCGCGTGGTCGGGCCAGATCTGGATCGCCCCCGACTTCGACGACACGCCCGACGAGGTGATCCGCTCGTTCGAGGGAAGCGACGGGGAGGAGCCCGCCTGA
- a CDS encoding type II toxin-antitoxin system VapC family toxin — MRLLLDTHVVLWALGAPKQLEPRARKAIESPASDVLVSAVSVWEIAIKEGLGKLRLPGPAAEWLPDAFSSAGFRTLNVTPHHALAAGALPSHHRDPFDRMLAAQALAEGLTLVTRDARFGDYGVRVLAA; from the coding sequence CTGAGGCTTCTCCTCGACACCCATGTCGTGCTCTGGGCGCTGGGCGCGCCGAAACAGCTCGAGCCGCGCGCCCGCAAGGCCATCGAAAGCCCCGCCTCCGACGTGCTTGTGAGCGCCGTCTCCGTCTGGGAAATCGCGATCAAGGAAGGGCTCGGCAAGCTCCGGCTGCCCGGGCCTGCCGCGGAGTGGCTTCCGGACGCCTTCTCGTCCGCCGGATTCCGCACCCTCAACGTGACTCCTCACCACGCGCTCGCGGCAGGCGCGCTGCCGTCGCATCACCGCGACCCGTTCGACCGGATGCTCGCCGCCCAGGCGCTCGCCGAGGGGCTTACCCTCGTGACGCGGGACGCGCGATTCGGTGACTATGGCGTGCGCGTGCTCGCTGCCTGA
- the glp gene encoding gephyrin-like molybdotransferase Glp, whose product MNPAPLAATEAAVRILADVHRQPALRVPLDDALDSVLAEDVVSPLDIPAWTNSAMDGYAARGADVRGASEAAPVRLRVIEALPAGAFPTRAVGAGECARIFTGAPLPEGADSVIRQEDTDQGAQVVTIMRDRDVGINFRRAGEDIRRGQTVLREGTALGPAELGVLASLAVANPLVYRRPRVAILGSGDEIVDVDQPEAILSGRKTASSNTHTLVALVRRAGGEPVNLGIARDTPESMREHLSRALDCDLLVTTAGISVGEHDYLRAVLDEMGVEQRFWKLRMRPGAPVGFGLLKGIPWIGLPGNPVSTMVTFELFVRPAIRKMSGHALPFRRGITVRAAEPISLKPRLQHFLRAVVTDTPSGPEARLTGPQGSGILTSMVVANALLVIPEGQFETPAGAEVRAIRLDDPVDQGEPGF is encoded by the coding sequence GTGAACCCGGCGCCGCTAGCCGCCACCGAGGCGGCGGTCCGGATCCTCGCCGACGTCCACCGCCAGCCCGCGCTCCGCGTGCCGCTCGACGACGCGCTGGACAGCGTGCTGGCCGAGGACGTCGTGAGCCCGCTCGACATTCCCGCATGGACCAACTCGGCGATGGACGGCTACGCGGCGCGCGGCGCCGACGTGCGCGGCGCGAGCGAAGCGGCACCGGTGCGGCTCCGCGTGATCGAGGCGCTCCCGGCCGGCGCGTTTCCCACCCGCGCGGTGGGCGCCGGCGAGTGCGCGCGCATCTTTACCGGTGCGCCGCTCCCCGAAGGCGCCGATAGCGTCATCCGCCAGGAAGACACCGACCAGGGTGCGCAGGTCGTCACCATCATGCGCGACCGCGACGTCGGCATCAACTTCCGCCGCGCGGGCGAGGACATCCGGCGGGGCCAGACGGTGCTCCGCGAGGGCACGGCGCTCGGCCCCGCGGAGCTCGGCGTGCTCGCGTCGCTCGCGGTGGCGAACCCGCTGGTCTATCGCCGCCCGCGGGTGGCCATTCTCGGGAGCGGCGACGAGATCGTCGACGTGGACCAGCCCGAGGCGATCCTGAGCGGACGCAAGACGGCGAGCAGCAACACTCACACGCTCGTGGCGCTCGTCCGCCGCGCCGGCGGCGAGCCGGTCAACCTCGGCATCGCGCGGGACACGCCGGAGAGCATGCGCGAGCATCTTTCGCGCGCGCTCGACTGCGATCTGCTCGTCACCACCGCCGGCATCAGCGTGGGCGAGCACGACTACCTCCGCGCCGTGCTCGACGAGATGGGGGTGGAGCAGCGGTTCTGGAAGCTCCGGATGCGGCCGGGCGCGCCGGTGGGGTTCGGGCTGCTCAAGGGGATTCCGTGGATCGGGCTGCCGGGCAACCCGGTGAGCACGATGGTGACGTTCGAGCTGTTCGTGCGGCCGGCCATCCGGAAGATGAGCGGGCACGCCCTGCCCTTCCGGCGCGGCATCACGGTGCGCGCGGCGGAGCCAATCTCGCTCAAGCCCCGGTTGCAGCATTTTCTTCGCGCGGTCGTGACCGACACGCCGAGCGGGCCGGAGGCGAGGCTCACGGGGCCGCAGGGGTCGGGGATTCTCACGTCGATGGTGGTGGCAAACGCGCTGCTGGTGATTCCGGAGGGGCAGTTCGAGACGCCAGCGGGGGCGGAGGTACGGGCGATAAGGCTGGATGATCCGGTGGATCAGGGGGAGCCGGGGTTCTGA
- the mobB gene encoding molybdopterin-guanine dinucleotide biosynthesis protein B, whose amino-acid sequence MATRILSVIGRKNAGKTTLTVALARELTHRGHRVMTIKHGHHPADADRAGSDSWRHFNLGRAERTLLASPETRVLFERAPDEYDPEALAQRYMQGADIVLCEGYKRAALPKIEVFRSAAAAHPIFDPAAPNAGEWIALVVDNVDTDNPAIRAARCAVLRFQDTSWLTTLTNVAWERAERL is encoded by the coding sequence GTGGCGACTCGGATCCTCTCGGTGATCGGCCGCAAGAACGCGGGCAAAACCACGCTCACCGTGGCGCTCGCGCGCGAGCTTACGCACCGCGGGCACCGGGTGATGACGATCAAGCACGGGCACCATCCGGCGGACGCGGACCGCGCGGGCAGCGACAGTTGGCGCCACTTCAATCTTGGAAGGGCCGAGCGCACGCTGCTCGCCTCGCCCGAGACCCGCGTGCTCTTCGAGCGGGCGCCCGACGAGTACGACCCGGAGGCGCTCGCGCAGCGCTACATGCAGGGCGCCGACATCGTGCTCTGCGAGGGATACAAGCGCGCCGCGCTCCCCAAGATCGAAGTATTCCGGAGCGCGGCGGCGGCGCACCCGATCTTCGACCCGGCCGCGCCGAACGCGGGCGAGTGGATCGCGCTCGTGGTGGACAATGTCGACACCGACAACCCCGCCATTCGCGCCGCGCGCTGCGCGGTGCTCCGCTTCCAGGACACGAGCTGGCTCACTACGCTCACGAACGTCGCCTGGGAGAGGGCCGAGCGGTTGTGA
- a CDS encoding NTP transferase domain-containing protein, with translation MGERADGRTGGRADRGTGGRADRRTGGQLKGAILAGGGATRFGGRAKGLEVVGGARILDRLVGTFVDALGEEPLLVANAPEADTWRAGLRVTADVRPGLGSLGGIYTAVVAAPAPVVCVAWDMPFVTAELVRALAAGLGKYDAYLPESGGRRGVEPLCAAYGPACAAAIAASLDRGDLRAIGFHRDVRVGTMPPEAVRATGDPERLFFNVNTAGDLTEADALWRLGSSR, from the coding sequence GTGGGAGAGCGGGCGGACGGGCGGACGGGCGGACGGGCGGACCGAGGGACAGGCGGACGGGCGGACAGACGGACAGGCGGACAGTTGAAGGGGGCCATTCTCGCGGGTGGAGGGGCAACGCGGTTTGGGGGGCGGGCGAAGGGGCTCGAGGTTGTGGGCGGCGCGCGGATTTTGGATCGTCTGGTCGGGACCTTCGTCGACGCGCTCGGCGAGGAGCCGCTGCTCGTGGCGAACGCGCCCGAGGCGGACACGTGGCGCGCGGGACTCCGGGTCACGGCCGACGTGCGCCCCGGCCTCGGCTCGCTCGGCGGGATCTACACCGCGGTCGTCGCCGCGCCGGCGCCGGTCGTCTGCGTCGCGTGGGACATGCCGTTCGTCACGGCCGAGCTGGTGCGCGCGCTCGCGGCGGGGCTCGGCAAGTACGACGCGTACCTGCCCGAGAGCGGCGGCCGGCGCGGCGTGGAGCCGCTCTGCGCAGCGTACGGGCCGGCCTGCGCCGCGGCGATCGCGGCGAGCCTCGACCGCGGCGACCTCAGAGCAATCGGTTTCCATCGCGACGTGCGGGTGGGCACGATGCCGCCGGAGGCGGTGCGGGCGACGGGCGATCCCGAGCGGCTCTTTTTCAATGTCAACACCGCCGGCGACCTGACAGAGGCGGACGCGCTGTGGCGACTCGGATCCTCTCGGTGA
- the fdhD gene encoding formate dehydrogenase accessory sulfurtransferase FdhD, giving the protein MPTAPDSPELARPAKRGGRMSAHAAVEETAVWLEVNGRQAVTWMCTPDLLEELAVGWLHGEGYVDSASEVRLRPCATDLGFWADVPEAKADAVRAEARRPVLASGCGAVATFLADPATVAASPTRGEAPALERLRAAFKQLFARGERYKDTGGIHAAALIDGDALISHAEDIGRHNAVDKAIGAALIAERKVAGLGLLVTGRISAELAFKAARAGIAWVATPSVPSTLAVEIARRTGMVLVGRAVSGEPQVWESGRTGGRADGRTEGQADGRTDGQADS; this is encoded by the coding sequence ATGCCGACTGCACCGGACTCCCCTGAGCTCGCGCGTCCGGCCAAGCGCGGCGGCCGGATGTCGGCGCACGCGGCGGTGGAGGAAACCGCCGTCTGGCTCGAGGTGAACGGGCGGCAGGCGGTGACGTGGATGTGCACGCCCGACCTGCTCGAGGAGCTGGCGGTGGGCTGGCTGCACGGCGAAGGCTACGTCGACAGCGCGAGCGAGGTGCGGCTCCGGCCGTGCGCTACCGACCTGGGCTTCTGGGCCGACGTGCCCGAAGCAAAGGCCGACGCGGTGCGGGCGGAGGCGCGAAGGCCGGTGCTTGCGTCGGGGTGCGGTGCGGTGGCCACCTTTCTCGCCGACCCCGCGACGGTTGCCGCGAGCCCCACGCGCGGCGAGGCGCCCGCGCTCGAGCGGCTCCGCGCCGCGTTCAAGCAGCTCTTTGCCCGAGGCGAGCGATACAAGGACACCGGCGGCATCCACGCGGCGGCGCTCATCGATGGCGACGCGCTGATCTCGCACGCCGAGGACATCGGGCGGCACAACGCGGTGGACAAGGCGATCGGCGCGGCGCTCATCGCCGAGCGCAAGGTCGCGGGGCTCGGGCTGCTCGTCACCGGACGCATCTCGGCCGAGCTCGCGTTCAAGGCGGCGCGCGCGGGGATCGCGTGGGTGGCGACGCCGTCGGTGCCCTCGACGCTCGCGGTGGAGATCGCGCGGCGCACCGGGATGGTGCTCGTGGGGCGCGCGGTGAGCGGCGAGCCGCAGGTGTGGGAGAGCGGGCGGACGGGCGGACGGGCGGACGGGCGGACCGAGGGACAGGCGGACGGGCGGACAGACGGACAGGCGGACAGTTGA
- a CDS encoding 6-carboxytetrahydropterin synthase, which yields MPTTLTRTVSFFARHRMYRPEWTPERNRAEFGPLSDEPGHGHDYQCAVTVRGAPDAPPDLLVDLAALDGILREEVFEPCEGKYLNRDLPAFADTLPTCEALAEYFYQRISARLPAGVRLERVRVSEDPTLHADCTGLP from the coding sequence ATGCCGACCACCCTCACCCGCACCGTGAGCTTCTTCGCCCGCCACCGGATGTACCGCCCCGAATGGACGCCCGAGCGGAATCGCGCGGAGTTCGGGCCGCTCTCGGATGAGCCGGGGCACGGCCACGACTATCAGTGCGCCGTCACCGTACGCGGCGCACCCGATGCTCCGCCCGATCTGCTGGTCGACCTCGCCGCGCTCGACGGCATTCTGCGCGAAGAAGTGTTCGAGCCGTGCGAGGGCAAGTACCTGAACCGCGATCTTCCCGCCTTTGCCGATACCCTCCCCACCTGCGAAGCGCTGGCCGAGTATTTCTACCAGCGCATTTCCGCCCGCCTGCCCGCGGGCGTCCGGCTCGAGCGGGTGCGCGTGAGCGAGGACCCGACGCTCCATGCCGACTGCACCGGACTCCCCTGA